AAATATGGCAGCGTTAAGCTCCCGTGCAAATACTTCTTTAAGTGGCCTACCTTTATTTTCTTTTAGTAAAAGGTCAGTTATTACAAGGGATGTGGGCGAGCGCTCAGCGATGCGGTTAAAAACTCCATTGCATAATTCGTGCTCAATGGAACATTGCGATAGTTGTTGCAAAATGTTTTGAAGTGGGCTATCAGTATTAAAATACTGTGCAACCCATTTGTCTTTTTGCGTGTCGTTCATATTCACTGGCGTTGAATATTTTTGTAAGATTTTATTAATTGCTATCCTTACATCATACGTATCCGCCACAACACGTTCAAGCTCTTCAATACAGTTTGGTAATGTATGCGATAGTACCTGGTAATGTGCTAATCCTACATGCACACACTCTTCACCTATAAGCTCATCTCCCGTTAGTGCTAAATACTTTGGATAGCCATTCTTGCATTTGTTAAAAAGCCACCCCGTTGCCCCAACATCAGGGAAAAATCCAATGCGGCTTTCGGGCATTGCCATCACTGTGTGCTCTGTCACCACAACTTGAGTTGCACCAGCAGCAAGCCCCATTCCCCCACCCATTGTAATGCCGTGTGCACACACAATAACCGGTTTGGGATAGGTATGAATGAGATAATCAAGCGCATATTCTTTTGAGTAAAACTCTTTTATGTAGTGACTGTTGCCCTCAATCGAAGCCTGATAGAGCTTTTTTATATCACCACCTGCACAGAAGCCTTTTTGTCCATTGCCGTACAGTATAATAAATTG
Above is a genomic segment from Spirochaetota bacterium containing:
- a CDS encoding enoyl-CoA hydratase/isomerase family protein; this encodes MSEDVIVKRNPASLSIVLNRPQAINSLTISMIDTITQALHQAAVDESIQFIILYGNGQKGFCAGGDIKKLYQASIEGNSHYIKEFYSKEYALDYLIHTYPKPVIVCAHGITMGGGMGLAAGATQVVVTEHTVMAMPESRIGFFPDVGATGWLFNKCKNGYPKYLALTGDELIGEECVHVGLAHYQVLSHTLPNCIEELERVVADTYDVRIAINKILQKYSTPVNMNDTQKDKWVAQYFNTDSPLQNILQQLSQCSIEHELCNGVFNRIAERSPTSLVITDLLLKENKGRPLKEVFARELNAAIF